TGAAATAGCCATGGAGTCGTTGGGTGATTACTGGACAAACGTTTCTTTAGGGCTCGTAGCCTATTTAAAAAATATTGGATTAGAGAACCTTGATGTACAACCAAATAACGAGACTAAAAAGACTAACAAATCTGTTTGTGCTATTGTTTTTGGTTCAGATCAAGGTTTTGTAGGGCAATTCAATGACTCGCTTTCGCAATATGTTTTAAAATCTTTAGGAACTCATCAGGGTAGAACAGAAATATGGACTGTTGGTGTTCGTGTTCCATTACTGTTAACGGATATGGGGCTTACGGTTACGAAACAATTTGATCTTCCAAACTCAATCAAGGCTATCACTGCTCTTATTGGATCAATCTTGGTGCAGGTAGAGGAAAACCGCGAAAAAGGAAACGTGGATGAGTATTACCTTTTCCATAACCATTTGATAAACGAAGGGTCTTACGAACAGGAAAAATCACGTTTATTTCCATTAGATGCAAAATGGCTCCAAGAAAAAGGACAGTTAAAATGGCCTACTCAAAAACAACCAGAGGTTATTGGAGATAGTGGTAAGCTCATACGTCGCTTAATTAGGGAATATCTTTTTGTTACACTGTATAAGACTTGTACGGAATCATTAGCTAGTGAAAATTTAAGTCGGTTGAATGCCATG
This genomic stretch from Cellulophaga algicola DSM 14237 harbors:
- a CDS encoding F0F1 ATP synthase subunit gamma yields the protein MDSLESLTRQIAGAKDLDSIVRTMKAMAAANIGQYEIAMESLGDYWTNVSLGLVAYLKNIGLENLDVQPNNETKKTNKSVCAIVFGSDQGFVGQFNDSLSQYVLKSLGTHQGRTEIWTVGVRVPLLLTDMGLTVTKQFDLPNSIKAITALIGSILVQVEENREKGNVDEYYLFHNHLINEGSYEQEKSRLFPLDAKWLQEKGQLKWPTQKQPEVIGDSGKLIRRLIREYLFVTLYKTCTESLASENLSRLNAMQRAEKNIEELLDEIGHTYHRLRQSSIDEELFDVVSGFTALKKEKE